Proteins from a single region of Streptomyces sp. HUAS 15-9:
- a CDS encoding excinuclease ABC subunit UvrA has translation MHSAHDPYVRVRGAREHNLKGVDVDIPRDVLAVFTGVSGSGKSSLAFGTIYAEAQRRYFESVAPYARRLIHQVGAPKVGEITGLPPAVSLQQRRSSPTSRSSVGTVTNLSNSLRMLFSRAGDYPPGAERLDSDAFSPNTAAGACPECHGLGQVHRTTEELLVPDPSLSIREGAIAAWPGAWQGKNLRDILDVLGHDVDRPWRELPAERRRWILFTEEQPVVTVHPVRDADRIQRPYQGTYMSAHRYVMKTFSDSKSASLRAKAERFLTSAPCPVCGGGRLRPRALAVTFAGRTIAELAAVPLAELAGLLEGTSQTARVLTEDLKSRIAPVVELGLGYLSLDRATPTLSAGELQRLRLATQLRSGLFGVVYVLDEPSAGLHPADTEALLTVLARLKAAGNSVFVVEHHLDVMRGADWLVDVGPRAGEHGGQVLHSGPVTELAGVDGSATARFLFGRTPTPARQVRSPQGWLTVGPVTRHNLRVVTAEFPRGVFTAVTGVSGSGKSTLIGEITEEAAGVGRLVSVDQRPIGRTPRSNLATYTGLFDVVRKVFATTDDARAWGYGVGRFSFNVAGGRCETCQGEGFVSVELLFLPSTYAPCPDCGGARYNPETLEVTYRGRNIAQVLDLTVESAAEFFADTPAVARSLGTLLDVGLGYLRLGQPATELSGGEAQRIKLASELQRARRGHAFYLLDEPTTGLHPADVEVLMRQLHGLVDAGHTVVVVEHDMTVVAAADWVIDLGPGGGDAGGRIVAAGPPHKVAQAQGSATAPYLRRALPQ, from the coding sequence ATGCACAGCGCCCACGATCCGTACGTCCGTGTCCGCGGCGCCCGCGAGCACAACCTCAAGGGCGTCGACGTGGACATCCCACGGGACGTGCTGGCCGTGTTCACCGGCGTGTCCGGCTCGGGGAAGTCGTCGCTGGCGTTCGGCACCATCTACGCGGAGGCACAGCGTCGCTACTTCGAGTCGGTGGCGCCCTATGCCCGGCGGCTGATCCACCAGGTGGGCGCGCCGAAGGTCGGGGAGATCACCGGGCTGCCACCCGCGGTCTCGCTCCAGCAGCGCCGCTCCTCCCCGACCTCCCGCTCCTCGGTCGGCACGGTCACCAACCTCTCCAACTCGCTGCGCATGCTGTTCTCGCGGGCCGGCGACTACCCGCCGGGAGCCGAGCGGCTCGACTCCGACGCCTTCTCCCCCAACACGGCGGCCGGGGCCTGCCCCGAGTGCCATGGGCTCGGTCAAGTGCACCGTACGACCGAGGAGTTGCTGGTCCCCGACCCGTCGCTGTCGATCCGCGAGGGCGCGATCGCCGCCTGGCCGGGCGCCTGGCAGGGCAAGAACCTGCGCGACATCCTCGACGTCCTCGGCCACGACGTGGACCGGCCCTGGCGCGAGCTGCCGGCCGAGCGGCGGCGGTGGATCCTCTTCACGGAAGAGCAGCCGGTCGTGACCGTGCATCCGGTGCGGGACGCCGACCGCATCCAACGGCCTTACCAGGGCACGTACATGAGTGCCCACCGGTACGTCATGAAGACGTTCTCCGACTCCAAGAGCGCGTCCCTGCGGGCGAAGGCGGAGCGCTTCCTCACCAGCGCGCCCTGTCCGGTGTGCGGCGGTGGCAGGCTGCGGCCCCGGGCGCTGGCGGTGACCTTCGCGGGCCGTACGATCGCGGAACTGGCCGCGGTGCCGCTCGCCGAGCTGGCCGGACTGCTCGAGGGCACGTCACAGACCGCGCGTGTCCTCACCGAGGACCTCAAGTCCCGTATCGCGCCGGTCGTCGAGCTCGGCCTCGGCTATCTCAGCCTCGACCGCGCCACACCCACCCTCTCGGCGGGCGAGCTGCAACGGCTGCGGCTGGCCACCCAGTTGCGGTCCGGGCTGTTCGGTGTGGTGTACGTCCTCGACGAGCCGTCGGCCGGTCTGCACCCGGCGGACACCGAGGCCCTCCTCACGGTCCTGGCCCGGCTGAAGGCCGCGGGCAACTCGGTGTTCGTGGTGGAGCACCATCTGGACGTGATGCGCGGCGCCGACTGGCTGGTGGACGTGGGCCCGCGCGCGGGCGAGCACGGCGGACAGGTGCTGCACAGCGGCCCGGTGACGGAGCTGGCGGGGGTCGACGGTTCGGCGACAGCACGCTTCCTCTTCGGCCGCACGCCCACGCCGGCGCGTCAAGTCCGCTCTCCGCAGGGCTGGTTGACGGTCGGTCCGGTGACCCGGCACAACCTGCGCGTGGTGACGGCCGAGTTCCCGCGCGGTGTGTTCACCGCGGTCACGGGTGTCTCGGGCTCCGGGAAGTCCACGCTCATCGGCGAGATCACCGAGGAGGCGGCCGGGGTCGGCCGGCTGGTGTCGGTCGACCAGAGGCCGATCGGGCGGACCCCGCGCTCCAACCTCGCCACGTACACGGGTCTGTTCGATGTCGTACGGAAGGTGTTCGCGACCACCGACGACGCTCGCGCATGGGGCTACGGCGTGGGGCGGTTCTCCTTCAATGTGGCGGGCGGGCGCTGTGAGACCTGCCAGGGCGAGGGGTTCGTGAGCGTCGAGCTGCTCTTCCTGCCGAGCACCTACGCGCCGTGCCCGGACTGCGGCGGGGCGCGCTACAACCCCGAGACGCTCGAAGTGACGTACCGGGGACGGAACATCGCCCAGGTCCTCGACCTGACCGTGGAGAGCGCGGCGGAGTTCTTCGCGGACACCCCGGCCGTGGCCCGCAGCCTGGGCACGCTGCTGGACGTGGGGCTCGGCTATCTGCGGCTCGGGCAGCCCGCGACCGAGCTGTCCGGCGGGGAGGCTCAGCGCATCAAGCTGGCGAGCGAACTCCAGCGCGCCCGCCGGGGTCACGCCTTCTACCTCCTCGACGAGCCGACGACCGGACTCCACCCGGCCGACGTCGAGGTACTGATGCGTCAGCTGCACGGCCTGGTCGACGCCGGACACACGGTCGTGGTCGTCGAACACGACATGACGGTCGTGGCGGCCGCGGACTGGGTGATCGACCTGGGCCCGGGCGGCGGCGACGCGGGCGGCCGAATCGTGGCAGCGGGCCCCCCGCACAAGGTGGCACAGGCCCAGGGGAGTGCGACGGCACCGTATCTGCGGCGGGCACTCCCCCAGTGA
- a CDS encoding antitoxin translates to MSFMDKIKGMLKGHEDMASKGIDKGGDYADQKTGNKYQSQVDTAQQKLKDELGGQERDIPPHP, encoded by the coding sequence ATGTCCTTCATGGACAAGATCAAGGGAATGCTCAAGGGCCACGAGGACATGGCCTCCAAGGGCATCGACAAGGGCGGCGACTATGCCGACCAGAAGACCGGGAACAAGTACCAGTCCCAGGTCGACACCGCACAGCAGAAGCTGAAGGACGAGCTCGGGGGCCAGGAGCGGGACATCCCGCCGCACCCCTAG
- a CDS encoding ATP-dependent Clp protease ATP-binding subunit: MTTPGFGFGRSPFEEFDDLMNRFFGGSGPASSGRRVQRIDIGSLLSERARELVADARDIAAVEGSEELDARHLLAAATEHESTRRLLTEAGADPDRIRERLGTPPGGTEKSEPTTLTPAAKRALLDAYQISRAEGASYIGPEHLLRALAANPESVAARELSDSGWEPTRMPAEGAAERRRPSSTPTIDEYGRDLTEDARAGRLDPVIGRDEEVEQTIEVLSRRSKNNPVLIGDPGVGKTAIVEGIAQRIVAGDVPRTLEGKRLVSLDLAGMVAGTKYRGEFEERLKKLLDEVGEHGDELVLFLDELHTVVGAGGGGEGALDAGNMLKPALARGELHLIGATTVDEYRRHIEKDAALERRFAPILVGEPTVDDTIEILRGLRDRYEAHHQVRITDEAVVAAAELSDRYITSRFLPDKAIDLMDQAAARVRLRSKTPLSDTREIEDRLAALNREKDQAVADEEYERAKELRDRIKDAEEQLAGSDRAEEHAPKVTAEDIAEVVSRTTGIPVAQLTEEERERLMKLEEHLHERVVGQDEAITAVARAVRRARAGMSDPNRPVGSFLFLGPTGVGKTELARALAAALFGDENRMIRLDMSEFQERHTVSRLVGAPPGYVGHEEAGQLTEAVRRQPYAVLLLDEVEKAHPDVFNTLLQLLDDGRLTDSQGRTVDFKNTVVIMTSNIGADRILSSGVEDYTKVRESVMPVLNQHFRPEFLNRIDEIIVFRGLDRAQLRRIVDLLLEHTRRRLHAQDVSMEVTDAAADLLANIGHQPEFGARPLRRTIQREVDDRLADLLLSGQLNAGDRAVVDASDGTIAIRTDQAAAV, translated from the coding sequence ATGACTACTCCCGGTTTCGGTTTCGGACGCAGCCCCTTCGAAGAGTTCGACGACCTCATGAATCGGTTCTTCGGCGGATCCGGGCCGGCCTCGTCCGGCAGGCGGGTGCAGCGGATCGACATCGGCAGCCTGCTGTCGGAGCGCGCCCGCGAGCTGGTCGCGGACGCACGCGACATCGCCGCCGTGGAGGGCAGCGAGGAGCTCGACGCGCGGCACCTGCTGGCCGCCGCCACCGAGCACGAATCCACCCGCCGGCTGCTGACCGAGGCGGGCGCGGACCCCGACCGGATCCGGGAGCGGCTCGGCACGCCCCCGGGCGGCACCGAGAAGTCCGAGCCCACCACGCTGACCCCGGCCGCCAAGCGTGCGCTGCTGGACGCCTACCAGATCTCCCGCGCCGAGGGCGCCTCCTACATCGGCCCCGAGCATCTGCTGCGGGCGCTCGCCGCCAACCCGGAGTCGGTGGCCGCGCGGGAGCTCAGCGACAGCGGCTGGGAGCCGACCCGGATGCCCGCGGAGGGGGCGGCGGAGCGCCGCAGGCCCAGCAGCACGCCGACCATCGACGAGTACGGCCGTGACCTCACCGAGGACGCCCGGGCCGGGCGGCTCGACCCGGTGATCGGACGGGACGAGGAAGTCGAACAGACGATCGAAGTGCTCTCCCGGCGCAGCAAGAACAACCCGGTCCTCATCGGTGACCCCGGCGTCGGGAAGACCGCCATCGTCGAGGGCATCGCCCAGCGCATCGTCGCGGGCGACGTCCCCAGGACCCTGGAGGGCAAGCGGCTCGTCTCCCTGGACCTGGCCGGGATGGTGGCCGGGACCAAGTACCGGGGCGAGTTCGAGGAGCGGCTGAAGAAACTGCTCGACGAGGTCGGCGAGCACGGCGACGAACTGGTGCTGTTCCTCGACGAACTGCACACCGTCGTGGGGGCCGGCGGGGGCGGCGAGGGCGCCCTGGACGCGGGCAACATGCTCAAGCCCGCCCTGGCCCGCGGCGAACTGCACCTCATCGGCGCGACGACCGTCGACGAGTACCGCAGGCACATCGAGAAGGACGCCGCGCTGGAGCGCCGCTTCGCCCCCATCCTGGTCGGCGAGCCCACCGTCGACGACACCATCGAGATCCTCCGCGGCCTGCGCGACCGCTACGAGGCCCACCACCAGGTCCGTATCACCGACGAGGCGGTGGTCGCCGCGGCCGAGCTGTCCGACCGCTACATCACCTCCCGCTTCCTGCCCGACAAGGCCATCGACCTGATGGACCAGGCCGCCGCCCGGGTCAGGCTGCGGTCCAAGACGCCCCTGTCGGACACCCGGGAGATCGAGGACCGACTCGCCGCCCTCAACCGGGAGAAGGACCAGGCGGTCGCCGACGAGGAGTACGAGCGCGCCAAGGAACTGCGCGACCGGATCAAGGACGCCGAGGAGCAGCTGGCCGGGTCGGACCGGGCCGAGGAGCACGCGCCCAAGGTCACCGCCGAGGACATCGCCGAGGTCGTCTCCCGCACCACCGGCATCCCCGTCGCCCAGCTCACCGAGGAGGAGCGCGAGCGGCTGATGAAGCTGGAGGAGCACCTCCACGAGCGGGTCGTCGGCCAGGACGAGGCGATCACCGCCGTCGCCCGGGCCGTCCGCCGCGCCCGCGCGGGCATGAGCGACCCCAACCGCCCGGTCGGCAGCTTCCTGTTCCTGGGCCCCACGGGCGTCGGCAAGACGGAACTCGCCCGCGCGCTCGCCGCCGCCCTCTTCGGCGACGAGAACCGCATGATCCGCCTGGACATGAGCGAGTTCCAGGAGCGGCACACCGTCTCCCGGCTGGTCGGGGCGCCTCCCGGATACGTCGGCCACGAGGAGGCCGGCCAGCTCACGGAGGCGGTGCGCAGGCAGCCGTACGCCGTGCTGCTCCTGGACGAGGTCGAGAAGGCGCACCCCGACGTCTTCAACACCCTGCTGCAACTGCTCGACGACGGCCGCCTCACCGACTCCCAGGGCCGCACGGTGGACTTCAAGAACACCGTCGTGATCATGACCTCGAACATCGGCGCCGATCGGATCCTGTCGTCCGGCGTCGAGGACTACACCAAGGTCCGCGAGTCGGTGATGCCCGTCCTGAACCAGCACTTCCGGCCCGAGTTCCTCAACCGCATCGACGAGATCATCGTCTTCCGCGGCCTGGACCGCGCCCAACTGCGCCGGATCGTCGATCTCCTGCTGGAACACACCCGGCGCCGGCTGCACGCGCAGGACGTCTCGATGGAGGTCACCGACGCGGCCGCCGACCTGCTCGCGAACATCGGCCACCAGCCGGAGTTCGGCGCCCGCCCACTGCGCCGCACCATCCAGCGCGAGGTCGACGACCGGCTCGCCGACCTGCTCCTGTCCGGCCAGCTGAACGCGGGCGACCGGGCCGTGGTGGACGCGTCCGACGGAACGATCGCGATCCGGACGGATCAGGCGGCCGCCGTCTGA
- a CDS encoding LLM class flavin-dependent oxidoreductase, with protein MSSALASARFSVLDRSRTREGHPHAEALRDTVALARELEGLGYHRLWVSEHHGVPGVAGSAPTVLAAAVAAATRTIRVGTGGVMLPNHRPLVVAEQFGVLESLFPGRVDMGLGRSVGFTDGVRRALGRGKDDAEDFAAQLDELLGWFEGTSPTGAHARPAEGLRVPPFVLAVGEGAGIAARAGLPMVIGDLRNREKMLRGIDHYRTHFRPSPWASRPYVVVSGTIAVAATPEEARRLLVPEAWSMAYARAHGTFPPLPPAERIEAHTMTAKERGLYESGLAGHIAGTEDQVADELEVVLKDTAAQEILVTTSTYDRPALLDSYRRLAGIVNLEGPQTAAA; from the coding sequence ATGAGTTCCGCTCTCGCCTCGGCCCGCTTCTCCGTTCTCGACCGCTCCCGCACCCGGGAGGGTCATCCGCACGCCGAGGCGCTGCGGGACACCGTCGCGCTGGCGCGGGAGCTGGAGGGGCTCGGGTATCACCGGCTCTGGGTCTCCGAACACCACGGCGTGCCCGGTGTCGCCGGGTCCGCGCCGACCGTGCTGGCCGCCGCGGTGGCCGCGGCCACGCGCACGATCCGGGTCGGCACCGGCGGAGTGATGCTGCCGAACCACCGACCCCTGGTCGTGGCCGAGCAGTTCGGGGTGCTGGAGTCCCTGTTCCCGGGGCGGGTCGACATGGGTCTGGGCCGGTCCGTGGGCTTCACCGACGGGGTGCGCAGGGCGCTGGGACGCGGCAAGGACGACGCGGAGGACTTCGCGGCGCAACTGGACGAACTGCTCGGCTGGTTCGAGGGGACCTCCCCCACCGGGGCGCACGCGCGCCCGGCGGAGGGACTGCGCGTGCCGCCGTTCGTGCTGGCCGTGGGCGAGGGTGCCGGGATCGCGGCCCGCGCCGGGCTGCCCATGGTCATCGGCGACCTCCGCAACCGGGAGAAGATGCTGCGCGGCATCGACCACTACCGCACCCACTTCCGGCCCTCGCCCTGGGCGTCGCGGCCGTACGTCGTCGTCTCCGGCACGATCGCGGTGGCCGCCACGCCCGAGGAGGCCCGGCGCCTGCTCGTCCCGGAGGCCTGGTCCATGGCGTACGCGCGCGCCCACGGCACGTTCCCGCCCCTGCCGCCCGCCGAGCGGATCGAGGCGCACACGATGACCGCGAAGGAGCGGGGCCTGTACGAGTCCGGCCTGGCCGGGCACATCGCGGGCACCGAGGATCAGGTGGCCGACGAGCTGGAAGTGGTGTTGAAGGACACCGCCGCCCAGGAGATCCTCGTCACGACCAGCACGTACGACCGACCGGCACTGCTGGACTCCTACCGGCGGCTCGCCGGGATCGTGAACCTGGAGGGTCCTCAGACGGCGGCCGCCTGA
- a CDS encoding phosphatase domain-containing protein: MNDSRTRPLAVFDLDNTLADTAHRQRFLQDKPRDWEGFFAAASLDPPLAEGVALVLESALECEVVYLTGRPERCRRDTVDWLAAQGLPEGCVFMRRDADRRGARHTKLEILRRLARDREIRVLVDDDKLVCEDAERAGFTVVRARWADRSAALEDAQEREGRT, from the coding sequence GTGAATGACAGCCGTACGCGACCGCTCGCCGTGTTCGATCTCGACAACACGCTCGCCGACACCGCGCACCGGCAGCGGTTTCTTCAGGACAAGCCGCGGGACTGGGAGGGCTTCTTCGCCGCGGCGTCGCTGGATCCGCCGCTCGCCGAGGGAGTGGCGCTGGTGCTGGAGAGCGCGCTGGAGTGCGAGGTCGTGTATCTGACCGGGCGGCCCGAGCGGTGCCGGCGCGACACGGTCGACTGGCTGGCCGCCCAGGGGCTGCCCGAGGGATGTGTCTTCATGCGGCGCGACGCCGACCGCCGGGGCGCCCGTCACACCAAGCTGGAGATCCTGCGGCGACTCGCCCGTGACCGCGAGATCCGTGTCCTGGTGGACGACGACAAGCTGGTGTGCGAGGACGCCGAACGGGCGGGATTCACCGTCGTACGGGCGCGCTGGGCCGACCGGTCGGCCGCGCTGGAGGACGCCCAGGAACGGGAGGGGCGGACCTGA
- a CDS encoding dodecin, which translates to MTNHTYRVTEIVGTSPEGVDKAIRNGIARAAQTVRNLDWFEVTQVRGQIADGQIEHWQVGLKVGFRIEDET; encoded by the coding sequence ATGACCAACCACACCTACCGGGTCACGGAGATCGTCGGCACCTCCCCCGAGGGCGTCGACAAGGCCATCCGCAACGGCATCGCCCGCGCCGCCCAGACCGTGCGCAATCTGGACTGGTTCGAGGTGACACAGGTCAGGGGCCAGATCGCGGACGGGCAGATCGAGCACTGGCAGGTCGGCCTGAAGGTCGGCTTCCGCATCGAGGACGAGACCTGA
- a CDS encoding extracellular solute-binding protein, producing MRLEPARRRLLALICVSASLATGCGVLPGGNERHTVTVWLMKDSASKEFLSRFTEDFERTHKSIRLDIRIQQWTGIVDKVQSALKAPSKDGPDVIEVGNTQVPQYVEDGRLTDLTLESARDWGMTHWLPGLAEPGRDNTQQYGIPWYAANRVVIYRKDMFEKAGIDAPPKTREEWLVDTRKLNSGGSQGIYLAGQDWYTLSGFIWDEGGDLARESDGRWKGTLDTPAALRGMEFYRRLQALGRGPVGADEEHPPQAGVFADGKVAQIVAVPGLAQAITQQNPALADQLGYFPVPGKTAARPGTVFTGGSDLVVPQNTDRPYDAAAVIGALAGAKWDTELARTMNYVPNKPTLASAVAGEEGVAAMAAGAAHGRATPSTPQWTAVEADNPIKEYMTRVLEGADPATEARRASRRITEALAPKFG from the coding sequence GTGAGACTCGAACCGGCGCGCCGACGGCTGCTCGCCCTCATCTGTGTGTCCGCCTCCCTCGCCACGGGCTGCGGCGTCCTGCCCGGCGGGAACGAGCGCCACACGGTCACGGTGTGGCTGATGAAGGACAGCGCGTCGAAGGAGTTCCTGAGCCGTTTCACCGAGGACTTCGAGCGCACGCACAAGAGCATCCGGCTCGACATCCGCATCCAGCAGTGGACCGGCATCGTGGACAAGGTGCAGTCGGCCCTGAAGGCGCCGTCCAAGGACGGCCCCGACGTCATCGAGGTCGGCAACACCCAGGTCCCGCAGTACGTCGAGGACGGCCGGCTCACCGACCTGACGCTGGAGTCCGCGCGCGACTGGGGGATGACGCACTGGCTGCCCGGCCTCGCCGAACCCGGACGGGACAACACCCAGCAGTACGGCATCCCCTGGTACGCGGCCAACCGCGTCGTCATCTACCGCAAGGACATGTTCGAGAAGGCCGGCATCGACGCGCCGCCGAAGACCCGCGAGGAGTGGCTCGTCGACACCCGGAAGCTCAACTCCGGCGGCAGCCAGGGCATTTACCTCGCCGGACAGGACTGGTACACCCTTTCCGGGTTCATCTGGGACGAGGGCGGCGACCTCGCCCGGGAGTCGGACGGACGCTGGAAGGGCACCCTGGACACCCCGGCCGCCCTGCGCGGCATGGAGTTCTACCGCCGGTTGCAGGCACTGGGCCGAGGGCCCGTCGGCGCCGACGAGGAACACCCGCCCCAGGCGGGCGTGTTCGCGGACGGCAAGGTGGCGCAGATCGTGGCCGTGCCGGGACTCGCCCAGGCCATCACGCAGCAGAACCCCGCGCTCGCCGACCAGTTGGGCTACTTCCCCGTCCCCGGCAAGACCGCCGCCCGTCCCGGCACCGTCTTCACCGGCGGCTCCGACCTCGTCGTACCGCAGAACACCGACCGGCCGTACGACGCCGCGGCCGTCATCGGGGCGCTCGCCGGGGCCAAGTGGGACACCGAGCTGGCCCGCACCATGAACTACGTCCCCAACAAGCCGACCCTGGCGAGCGCGGTCGCCGGGGAGGAGGGGGTCGCCGCCATGGCGGCCGGTGCCGCGCACGGCCGGGCGACCCCCAGCACACCTCAGTGGACCGCGGTCGAGGCCGACAACCCGATCAAGGAGTACATGACCAGGGTGCTCGAGGGCGCGGACCCGGCGACCGAGGCGCGCCGCGCCTCCCGGCGGATCACCGAGGCCCTCGCACCGAAGTTCGGCTGA